The window TTGCTCAGCGCAGGCTACGGAAACGGCGAAGGTCACGAAATCAGAATGGGTGAAGTAAATCGCGGCCAGTCACCAGCCAACGAGCAACAGCAGATCCTTCGCTCCGCTCAGGACGTGATCGGGTGAAGTGAAGTCAGAACCGTTCGCGGTAGCGGATGGGTGAAGTTAACGACGGATCGGCGAACAGAATCGGGTGATCGGGCCATCGGGTGAAGTGAACGGCCAGACGACAAACAGCGTTTCAGGTTTCGAGTTTCGAGAAGGAACAGCAATCGTCGATTGGCTAAACCAACTGCAACGGCAAAGCAACAACGACCTGTCCCCATCCCCTGAATTTAATTTCCACAGCGAGCGACGGTAAGAACCTTGACTTCGTCCAGCGAGTCGGGGTACCACGGAAGAGGAGATCGACAATCGCTTCGCAGCTCGTCGTCCGGAGCTTCGCAGCTTTGCTCCGCTTACAAGAAAGGGAGGCGCAGAACGATGACGGTCTTATGCTTCACGAGTCTTGGCATTCACTGCAATTTCACTGTTAATTCACTGCCCCTCTCCGGTACCCCCAGTGTTTATGCGGGTTTCGCGCGAAAATTCGTTTTCACTGTTAAATTTGCTGATATTTTCGCTGTTAATTCACTGTTCAGCGCCTGATCAGCGAATTAGCAGTGAATCGGAATCGCCGTCCATCCTGAGAATTTCACCTTAGTACGAAAGATTCGATTCCTTAATCGGGAACCTTAATGCACTTGGCCCCGAATGCCTTAGTCCTTTCAGAAACAAGCAATTAGCAATTAGGGATTAGCCAGGGCAACACCGGTTGCGTGGACGCCGGGGCTCCCAGTGCCTCAGTGCACCGAACTTTGGCAGCAACACGCTGGCATAAGTTGGCGTCCTACGTGAGATGGCCGGGAGGCATTCGGGGACGTTGGCTCTCTTGTTTGCCTCGTTCACCTCGAAAATCAGCAAGCAACGATCTTCCCCGGGAGGCAGGCAATGTCGGTTCCCCCATTGATCGATGCCAGGAAAGCCGCTTGCGAACTCGCCGAGCTGAGGGTTCTTGCGGCGCACCTAAAACGGAAATTGTTCGACCAGTGCTGTCAGTTGCAGCGCGATCCGGAGTCGGTTGACCTTGAGTTCCTCGCCAGTCTCTCTGGCCGTGTGAGAGCCGCCGAACAACGAAAGCAGTTCCTGGAACGGGTGCTGGAGAGCACTCTTGCGGCTGTAGCCGGCCAGAACCAGCAGAGAGATCGGGTGATCGGGTGAAGTGAGGTCAGAACCCCCTGCCGTAGCGGGGGTGCGGTTTGCTCGCAGCTTGAGTTTGGCTTTGCTCGGGAGCGGCTGTGGGGAGACAGGGGAGGATTGCGAGATCCAGTTGTGAATTCCCGTCGCGGCTGGACTCTTCATCTTTGCGCTGACTCTATCGGCCGTCTTTGTTCCACAGCTACGCCGTCGCACCTGCTTCAGTCGCTGATTTATGTCGCTGTTGTTGTACTCACACGGCGACACAGTGCATGGGGTTTTGGCGCGGGATTATGCTCGCTACGTTCTGGAACTTCCTCAATTTGTTCGTTACTCATCTAATCCAGGCCCGGGCGGGAGAGTTTTGGATTCTCACGCACACTGGCCATGTGCGCCGGCCTGACACGCTGATGGTGTTCGTCGGTGGCGTCGCCCACATACTGCTCATCATTGCCTACATGGCCCGGTTCCTCCGGATGCGTCCCCGTGCGAAGCATTGGGGACAATTCTTTGCAGGCGGCTTGCCGGCGTTAGCGTATCTTGGCCTGATTGTCGTCGCTACGCTCCGCACTAGACGCCGCCATCGATATGAGCTCGCCTTCACAGAAGAGCGACGACGGCGCTCCCGTCAAGCTAAACGTAATTGCGATAGCGAGGCGTGAGCTTTTCCGCCGCTGATGTCGGGAGTGATGATTAGCTCGAGCGTGCTCACTCCAGAGAGCCGGACGGAACAGTTCTCAGCCTCATGCACGGTGGTTGGAGGGCTAAAATTCCACTGCTGGCGAACGATCTCATGCGGCTGTCCCGTATTGGGCATCCATCGCAGCACGAACTCCTGTGTGCGCGCTGCCTCGTGCTCGTCGAATGCCAACTCAATGCGCTCAATATTCCGGGGCTGATCGAAGATTAGCCTTACGGTTTGCGTGCCTGCTTCCGACGCGCGCCATCCTCGTTTATCCTCTCTCACCAGGGCTCCTTCGATTGGATGCTGCGGATCCTCGGAAGTCACTTCGACGGAGGCTGCTGTGTCCAAGTCCAACCATTGGACTTCGGGGACTGGCGCGACCTGCCGGATCGGACTGATCAAGCGCTTGCGTAACGATTTTTCCTTTTGCTGCGCGGGCCGGTGCGGATATGGAACATGTACCTGCTCTTCGCGCTCATCCGAGCGTGGCCTGACTTCTCCTGTGCCTCCGCATTGCTGGCACGTTCTACCGTTTCCGTCTGTCCGCCGGCCCTTGCAGACTGGGCATTTCTGATTCATGGGCATCCTTCGATCATACCCCTGAGCGGAGCAGCCGGTGTTTTGGCCGCAAGTTATTGATGCGATTACGCGAATGAATTCCTTGGGTCCATCGAACTATAGCGTCAAAGTTTCGACACGTGTCACTGCGAAGTGATGGCTTACTGTCGTAGTCAGTCCTGCTGTCTAAAATACCGCCACTATTCAATTACTTTACCCGCCCTGTTTCAAACACAAGCTTGGCAACTCAAGTGCTTTCCTAAAGAACGAAGCGTTTCGCCCAACTCCTTCGCACCGGGCGACCCTGGATATCGATTCAACTTGAAGGTTACGAGGTAATTATGTGGATTGTTAGGCTCGCGCTTAGGCGGCCCTACACGTTCGTAGTGCTGGCGATTCTGATCTTAATCATGGGAACGCTCGCTGCACTCCGCACTCCCACGGACATTTTTCCGAATATCAACATTCCCGTTGTGAGCATTATCTGGAACTACACGGGTCTGGCACCGACGGACATGGCGAATCGGATTATCAGCCTTCAGGAGCGCAACTTAACCACGACGGTCAATGACATCGAGCATCTGGAATCGCAGTCCCTGAACGGCGTTGCCGTGATCAAAGTGTTCTTCCATCCCGGCGCGAATATCAGCACGGCGATTGCGCAGATTGCCGGCCAATCGCAGACTCAGCTCAAGCAGTTGCCGCTGGGGACGACACCGCCGCTGATTATTACTTACAGCGCATCCAGCGTTCCGATTCTGCAGCTTGCGCTCTCCAGCCCATCGCTTTCCGAGCAACAGTTGAATGATTACGGATTGAATTTCATCCGGCCTCAGCTCACGTCGGTGCCGGGAACTGCTATCCCTTACCCGTACGGCGGCAAGCAGCGACAGGTTCAAGTGGACTTAAACACCACTGCACTTCAGGCAAATGGACTGTCTCCGTTGGATGTAGTGAATGCAATCAGCGCACAAAATCTCATTCTGCCTACAGGAACTGCGAAGATCGGCGCGTTTGAATACAACGTCGACATGAACGGAAGCCCCACGACGATCCAGGGGCTGAACGATCTCCCCATCAAGATCGTTGGGACCAGGACGATTTACATCCATGATGTCGCGTTCGTTCGAGATGGCTTCCCGCCGCAAACCAATATCGTGCGGGTGGACGGCCGGCGCTCGACGCTCATGACGATCCAAAAGATCGGCAATGCTTCAACTCTGAACATTATCGCCGGTATCAAGCAGCTCTTGCCCAGCGTGAAGAACACGCTCCCACGGGATCTGCAGATTCGCATGTTGGGAGATCAATCTGTCTTTGTACGCGGAGCCATCACCGGCGTGGTGCGTGAGGCGCTCATCGCTGCCTGTCTTACGGCGGCCATGATTCTGCTGTTTCTTGGAAGCTGGCGCAGTACTGTCATCATCGCGATTTCGATTCCTCTTTCAATTCTGTCTTCGATCGCTGCGCTTAGCGCACTGGGCGAGACCATTAATCTCATGACGCTTGGCGGGTTGGCGCTCGCCGTTGGAATCCTAGTGGACGATGCAACCGTAACCATTGAAAACATCCATCGCTACCTCAGCGAAGGCAAGGAATTGGAAGAAGCCATTCTCGATGGCGCGCAGCAGATCGCGATACCCGCGTTGGTTTCGACGCTCAGCATTTGCATCGTGTTTGTGCCGATGTTCCTGCTAACTGGTGTCGCGCGTTATCTGTTTGTGCCGTTGGCAGAGGCTGTGGTATTTGCCATGTTGGCTTCCTATCTGCTTTCGCGGACGCTCGTGCCTACTCTGGCCAAGTACTTCCTCAAGGCACACGAGGAGGGAAGTGGACATGAACCCAGCAGGAACCCATTCGTGCGGTTTCAAGCCTGGTTCGAGCGTGGGTTCGAGCGTATCCGCAGCGCCTATCGTGGGCTGCTCGAGACATTCATCAATCATCGTCGCATTTTTGTGGGTGGCTTTCTGTTGGCCTGTTTTCTCTCTTTCGCTCTACTGCCGTGGCTGGGACAAGACTTCTTCCCCGCAGTGGACAGTGGCCAGTTCACATTGCACCTGCGTGCCCCGACCGGAACGCGGATTGAAGAAACTGCTGCCTTGTGCGATCACGTGGAAAACGAGATCCGCAAGCAGATACCGGCCGAGGAATTTGCCGGAGTCATCGACAACATCGGTCTGCCTTATAGCGGAATCAATCTTTCTTACAGTAATTCGGCTCCGGTGGGGACGCAGGACGCTGACATCATCGTCGCTCTTGCTCCAAAGCATCACCCAACCGCGAAATATGTGCATGACCTGAGGCTCACGTTGGCGCGGGATTTTCCCGGTGTCACGTTCTACTTCCTGCCATCGGATATGGTCACGCAGATTCTGAACTTTGGATTACCCGCGCCAATCGACATTCAAGTCGTGGGCAACGATCTGGAAGCCAATCGGCAATTTGCCGATACACTGTTGGCACGCGTTAAGGAAGTTTCAGGAACCTCCGATCTGCGCATTCAGCAGACCTTCAATCAGCCGAAGCTGCATATCGATGTGGATCGCACGAAGGCGGCCGACATCGGATATACCCAGCGAGACGTTGCGACCAACCTGTTGGTGACCCTCAGCGGTAGTTCTCAAACCTCGCCTACCTTCTGGCTGAACCCGAAGAATGGCGTGAGCTACTCGATCGCAACGCAGACGCCGCAGTATCGCGTTCAGTCGTTCCAGGATCTGAACAACATTCCCGTAACGGGCACAGGCACTGCGCCGCCTTCAATTCTTGCCAGCCTCGCTTCCGTGACCCGCGTTTCAGACATGAGCGTGGTTTCGCACTACAACGTGGCTCCGGTGATTGATATCTTCGGTTCCGTTCAGGGCCGCGATCTGGGCGGAGTATCGAAAGACATCTTCTCCATCATCAACGCCAGCCAGAAGGAACTTCCACGTGGATCGAAAATTATCGTTCGCGGCCAGATTCAGACCATGCGCTCGTCCTTTTTGGGCCTGCTGACTGGACTGGTATTCGCCATCGCGCTGGTGTACCTGCTGATCGTGGTGAATTTTCAATCATGGCTGGATCCCTTCATCATTCTGATGGCCTTGCCCGCGGCACTGGCGGGAATTGTCTGGTTCCTGTTCATGACGGGAACCACCATCAGCGTTCCCGCTCTGACCGGCTCCATCATGTGCGTCGGTGTCGCAACGGCCAACAGCATCCTGGTAGTCAGCTTTGCGAAAGAACAACTGAGTGAAGGACGCAGCCCCGCTGAAGCAGCCCTGCAAGCCGGATACATGCGATTTAGGCCGGTATTGATGACGGCTTTGGCGATGATCATCGGAATGGCGCCCATGGCGCTGGGACTCGGAGAGGGTGGAGAGCAGAACGCTCCTTTGGGCCGCGCCGTAATCGGTGGATTGCTCTTCGCCACTGTTTCCACGCTTTTCTTCGTCCCCGCCGTCTTCAGCGTCGTCCACAGTCTGCGGCAACAAGACGCGGCCGGAGAACAACATTAAGAGATTCCCGAACCGGAATAGGAATAATTATGGCAACGCAATCACAAACAGAAATCAATGTTCCCCAAGAAGCACCAACACTGAGCGCTGAGCAACCTCAGCGACGGTCCGAACGAGGTTGGATCGCGGGTATCGCGATTTTCCTTGTCTTTGCTGGAGTAGCCGCGTTCGGCATTGTCGCGCGCCGCCACAAGGGCGCTACGGTGCAGGCTGAAACCGCACAGTTGGCGGTTCCATCAGTATCGGTGGTCTCTCCGCAACATTCGGCGTCGGCGCAGGAGATCGTGCTGCCAGGGAATGTTCAGCCCTTCGTGAGTGCTCCAATTTACTCACGCACGAACGGTTATCTAAGACGCTGGTATGTAGACATCGGGGCGCATGTCAAAAAGGGACAGTTGCTGGCGGAGATCGACACTCCCGAAGTGGACCAGCAGTTGGAGCAATCGCGCAGCAATCTTGCTACTGCCCAGGCTAATCTCAAGCTCGCGGAAATCACGAAGAATCGGTACCAGGGTTTGCTGGCTACGCATGCAGTGGCACAACAGGATGTCGATAACGCCGTAGGCACTTACAACGCCAACCGGACAATCGTCGAAGCCGACCAGGCAAATGTGAAGCAGCTTGAGGTTCTGCAATCGTTCGAGAAAATCTATGCGCCCTTTGACGGAATTATTACCGCACGCAATACGGATATCGGAGCGCTGATCGCCTCTGGCAACAGCGGAGGAGTATCGACCGATCTTTTCCACATTTCTCAGCCGGGCAAGCTTCGTGTCTACGTGAATGTTCCGGAGCAGTACTCGCAGGACGCCAAACCAGGCATGACGGCAGATCTGACTTTGGCCGAGTTTCCCGGACGAAAATTTCAGGGCAAGCTGGTGCGTACCTCAGAGGCCATTAACGTCGCAACTCGCACGCTGATTGTGGAAATCGACGTCGACAATCCTGGCGGCGAGCTGCTCTCGGGCGCTTACGCCCAGGTCCATCTGAAGGTCGATGGACAGGGCTCCTCGTACCTGTTGCCAGTCTCGGCTCTCATATTTCGTTCGCAAGGATTGCAGGTCGCAGTCGTGAAGAATGGTAACGCCGTGCTCACTGCGGTTACTCCTGGCCGCGACTTCGGGGACCAAATTGAGATTGTTTCTGGCCTGACCGGCAACGATCCGGTCATCTCCAATCCGCCAGACTCCATCGTCACTGGACAAAAGGTACAAGTGGTGCAGCCAGCCGCAATAACAGGAGGTGGGCAATGAACTCACGTCGCGATAAAAGGCCTGGAATTCAAATCCGGAATCTCAGCCTGGGAAGTATCTGCATTGCTACTGCAATCTTATTTAGTGGCTGTGCAGTCGGGCCGAAGTACC is drawn from Terriglobales bacterium and contains these coding sequences:
- a CDS encoding efflux RND transporter permease subunit, whose translation is MWIVRLALRRPYTFVVLAILILIMGTLAALRTPTDIFPNINIPVVSIIWNYTGLAPTDMANRIISLQERNLTTTVNDIEHLESQSLNGVAVIKVFFHPGANISTAIAQIAGQSQTQLKQLPLGTTPPLIITYSASSVPILQLALSSPSLSEQQLNDYGLNFIRPQLTSVPGTAIPYPYGGKQRQVQVDLNTTALQANGLSPLDVVNAISAQNLILPTGTAKIGAFEYNVDMNGSPTTIQGLNDLPIKIVGTRTIYIHDVAFVRDGFPPQTNIVRVDGRRSTLMTIQKIGNASTLNIIAGIKQLLPSVKNTLPRDLQIRMLGDQSVFVRGAITGVVREALIAACLTAAMILLFLGSWRSTVIIAISIPLSILSSIAALSALGETINLMTLGGLALAVGILVDDATVTIENIHRYLSEGKELEEAILDGAQQIAIPALVSTLSICIVFVPMFLLTGVARYLFVPLAEAVVFAMLASYLLSRTLVPTLAKYFLKAHEEGSGHEPSRNPFVRFQAWFERGFERIRSAYRGLLETFINHRRIFVGGFLLACFLSFALLPWLGQDFFPAVDSGQFTLHLRAPTGTRIEETAALCDHVENEIRKQIPAEEFAGVIDNIGLPYSGINLSYSNSAPVGTQDADIIVALAPKHHPTAKYVHDLRLTLARDFPGVTFYFLPSDMVTQILNFGLPAPIDIQVVGNDLEANRQFADTLLARVKEVSGTSDLRIQQTFNQPKLHIDVDRTKAADIGYTQRDVATNLLVTLSGSSQTSPTFWLNPKNGVSYSIATQTPQYRVQSFQDLNNIPVTGTGTAPPSILASLASVTRVSDMSVVSHYNVAPVIDIFGSVQGRDLGGVSKDIFSIINASQKELPRGSKIIVRGQIQTMRSSFLGLLTGLVFAIALVYLLIVVNFQSWLDPFIILMALPAALAGIVWFLFMTGTTISVPALTGSIMCVGVATANSILVVSFAKEQLSEGRSPAEAALQAGYMRFRPVLMTALAMIIGMAPMALGLGEGGEQNAPLGRAVIGGLLFATVSTLFFVPAVFSVVHSLRQQDAAGEQH
- a CDS encoding efflux RND transporter periplasmic adaptor subunit; this encodes MATQSQTEINVPQEAPTLSAEQPQRRSERGWIAGIAIFLVFAGVAAFGIVARRHKGATVQAETAQLAVPSVSVVSPQHSASAQEIVLPGNVQPFVSAPIYSRTNGYLRRWYVDIGAHVKKGQLLAEIDTPEVDQQLEQSRSNLATAQANLKLAEITKNRYQGLLATHAVAQQDVDNAVGTYNANRTIVEADQANVKQLEVLQSFEKIYAPFDGIITARNTDIGALIASGNSGGVSTDLFHISQPGKLRVYVNVPEQYSQDAKPGMTADLTLAEFPGRKFQGKLVRTSEAINVATRTLIVEIDVDNPGGELLSGAYAQVHLKVDGQGSSYLLPVSALIFRSQGLQVAVVKNGNAVLTAVTPGRDFGDQIEIVSGLTGNDPVISNPPDSIVTGQKVQVVQPAAITGGGQ